In Chryseobacterium scophthalmum, the genomic stretch CAACAGGATTTTTTAATTCGGCTTCACCATTTTCAAAAAATCTTTTTCCTTGTGCCGAAACTATGATTGCAAGAAATAGTAGAACAAAGAATATATATTTTCTCATGAATTATTTTTTATAAAAATAGTGTTTTATCATGAATGACCGAATGAATATTAAAAGGTTAATGCGTTTTATTTTAAACAAACTTTAGCTTTATTATTAATTTAAATCCAAATACGGTTTCCCGTAAAGAAATAATCCAATGTTTGTGTATTATTGCAGCACAAAAACTAATAACCATGGAAATTATTCTCATTGTAATTTTGGCTGTCTTGGCTGTCTATTTCTATACACGAGCTAAAAAACTAAAGAACGAAATTAAAAATAAGGATCTTAAAATTAATGATTTAACAAGGATTATTAATCAGTTTCAATCTGAAATATTAAAATATCAGACTGAAAATAGTTCTTTAAAAACAAATCTTCAGTCAGCAAAAAAAGACTTGTCTTATATTCAGATTACCAATCGGGAATTAAAAGATAAAATTGCAGAACTGAGTAAATATCAAAACATTATTGATGTAAAAATTGAATGTGAATACCTGCTTAAAAAAGCCCAAAAAGACTACGAAAAGCTGAGAGAAAGAGGTAATCTGGAATTATCTGAAGCTGAGAAAAATGCTAAAGAATCCCGAAGAAGTATCAAAGAACTTACTGAAAAGAAACAGAGAGAAATCGAACTTTTGTATGAAAACGCCGTAAGAGAATCTAAAAGAATCATCGATCATGCTGAAAACAAAGCAGAAACTATTGGCGGAGATGCATACCGAAGTCTAAGAGAAGCTGATGAAATTGCGAGCAGAATTCAGGCCATGAAAAACGTTATTAAAGGATACGGAAATGAATATCTTGTGCCGAGTTACACTCTTTTAGATGAGCTTGCTGAAGATTTTGGTCATAAAGATGCAGGTGAAAATCTTAAAAAGCTCCGTCAGAATAATAAGATGATGATTGTCAACCGACAAGCCGGAATCTGTGAATATATGGATAACGAAAGACACAAAACAGCCGTGGATTTTGTAATAGATGCTTACAACGGAAAAGTAGATTCTATTTTGTCAACTGTAAGAAAAGATAATTACGGAATTTTAAAACAGAAAATTGAGGATGCTTTTCAGTTGGTTAATTTTAATGGAAAAGCTTTCCGTAATGCAAGAATTTCAGAAATTTATCATCAGGCAAGACTTGAAGAGCTAAAATGGGCAGTTGTAGCACAGGAATTACGGGCGGCTGAACTTGAAGAGCAGCGACAGATTCGTGAACAAATCCGTGAAGAAGAAAAAGCCCGAAAAGAATTTGAAAAAGCAATAAAAGATGCCGAAAAAGAAGAGCAAACTTTAAAAAGACTGATTGAAAAAGCCGAAGCTCAAGTTTCGAGAGCCAATGAAGAACAAAAAGCTCTTTTTCAGCAAAAATTAGAAGAACTGCAAGGAAAACTCGAACAGGCAGAAGAAAAAAATCAAAGAGCCATTTCTATGGCGCAACAGACCAAAACCGGAAATGTGTATGTTATTTCAAACATCGGTTCGTTTGGTGAACATGTTTATAAAATCGGGATGACAAGACGTTTAGAGCCTTTAGACCGGGTTCGTGAATTGGGTGATGCAAGTGTTCCTTTTGAATTTGACGTGCATGCAATGATTTATTCAGATGATGCTCCCGCTTTGGAACGACAACTTCACAAGAAATTTCTTAAAAATCAGCTCAATAAAATTAATCCAAGAAAAGAATTTTTCAGACTCGATTTAAGCGATCTGAAAAATCATATTGAAACAATCGGAATCAACTGTAAATGGACGCTTTTGGCTGAAGCAAAACAATACAGAGAGACATTAAAGCTTGAAGAGGAAATGAAAACCGATAAAACCCTGGAAGCCGAATGGGAACAATATCAGAAAATAGCAGATCCCGTGAGTTATGAAGAAGTCATCGAAGAAATTTAAGTTTTATAACTAATTCATTTTTTGAATTTTAGCTAAAAACTTACAATAATTGTTAATTTTTTCTTTGTTGGAATAAAAAAACGTTCTATATTTGCACCACTGAAAACAACGATACAATCGGAGTTTAAGGAGAGATGGCAGAGTGGTCGATTGCG encodes the following:
- a CDS encoding DUF4041 domain-containing protein, translated to MEIILIVILAVLAVYFYTRAKKLKNEIKNKDLKINDLTRIINQFQSEILKYQTENSSLKTNLQSAKKDLSYIQITNRELKDKIAELSKYQNIIDVKIECEYLLKKAQKDYEKLRERGNLELSEAEKNAKESRRSIKELTEKKQREIELLYENAVRESKRIIDHAENKAETIGGDAYRSLREADEIASRIQAMKNVIKGYGNEYLVPSYTLLDELAEDFGHKDAGENLKKLRQNNKMMIVNRQAGICEYMDNERHKTAVDFVIDAYNGKVDSILSTVRKDNYGILKQKIEDAFQLVNFNGKAFRNARISEIYHQARLEELKWAVVAQELRAAELEEQRQIREQIREEEKARKEFEKAIKDAEKEEQTLKRLIEKAEAQVSRANEEQKALFQQKLEELQGKLEQAEEKNQRAISMAQQTKTGNVYVISNIGSFGEHVYKIGMTRRLEPLDRVRELGDASVPFEFDVHAMIYSDDAPALERQLHKKFLKNQLNKINPRKEFFRLDLSDLKNHIETIGINCKWTLLAEAKQYRETLKLEEEMKTDKTLEAEWEQYQKIADPVSYEEVIEEI